One Myxococcota bacterium genomic window carries:
- a CDS encoding sigma-54 dependent transcriptional regulator: protein MARILVVDDETSMQEFLQILLQRDGHEVSACGSASEALVALESDDWDLVISDIRMPGMSGLELLDQVRRLHVETTVILITAHGTTESAVEAMKHGAYDYLTKPCSVDEIRLVVEKALEKRDLSHENRRLRQQLRVESAFPTIVGKSSRMQEIFALVRQVAPTRANILITGESGTGKELIARAIHNLSDRRDAPFVAVNCGAIPENLLESELFGHVKGSFTGASANKPGLFEVANGGTLFLDEIGEMELGLQVKVLRAIQHRTFQRVGGTNEIHVDVRILCSTNRRLDQEVREGRFREDLFYRLNVIEIELPPLRERPEDLPQLVSHFAEKYSAELGKDVRELDPAVLPALEAYPFPGNVRELENVVERAVTLAHTNRITLDCLPATVRRPAEPAPAARIPSDGVDLDALLAAYETSLIQEALQRTGGVKKRAAQLLGVTFRSLRYRLEKLRLDDGSNEPE, encoded by the coding sequence TCTTGTCGTCGACGACGAGACCAGCATGCAGGAGTTCCTCCAGATCCTCCTGCAGCGCGACGGTCACGAGGTCAGCGCGTGCGGCTCGGCCAGCGAGGCGCTGGTCGCGCTCGAGAGCGACGACTGGGACCTGGTGATCAGTGACATCCGCATGCCCGGCATGTCGGGCCTGGAGCTGCTCGACCAGGTGCGGCGTCTGCACGTCGAGACCACGGTCATCCTGATCACCGCACACGGCACGACCGAGTCCGCGGTCGAGGCCATGAAGCACGGCGCCTACGACTATCTCACCAAGCCGTGCTCGGTCGACGAGATCCGGCTCGTGGTCGAGAAGGCGCTCGAGAAGCGCGACCTCTCGCACGAGAACCGGCGCCTGCGCCAGCAGCTCCGGGTCGAGAGCGCGTTCCCGACCATCGTCGGCAAGAGCTCGCGCATGCAGGAGATCTTCGCGCTCGTGCGCCAGGTCGCGCCGACCCGCGCCAACATCCTGATCACCGGCGAGAGCGGCACGGGCAAGGAGCTGATCGCGCGCGCGATCCACAATCTCTCCGACCGGCGTGACGCGCCGTTCGTCGCGGTGAACTGCGGCGCGATCCCGGAGAACCTGCTCGAGAGCGAGCTGTTCGGTCACGTGAAGGGCTCGTTCACCGGCGCCTCCGCGAACAAGCCGGGGCTGTTCGAGGTCGCCAACGGCGGCACGCTGTTCCTCGACGAGATCGGGGAGATGGAGCTCGGGCTACAGGTGAAGGTCCTGCGCGCGATCCAGCACCGCACCTTCCAGCGCGTGGGCGGCACGAACGAGATCCACGTCGACGTGCGCATCCTGTGCTCGACCAATCGCCGGCTCGACCAGGAAGTGAGAGAGGGGCGCTTCCGCGAGGACCTGTTCTACCGCCTGAACGTGATCGAGATCGAGCTACCCCCGCTGCGCGAGCGGCCCGAGGACCTGCCGCAGCTCGTGTCTCACTTCGCCGAGAAATACTCCGCGGAGCTCGGCAAGGACGTGCGCGAGCTCGACCCCGCGGTGCTGCCCGCGCTCGAGGCCTACCCGTTCCCCGGCAACGTGCGCGAGCTCGAGAACGTGGTGGAGCGCGCGGTCACGCTGGCGCACACCAACCGCATCACGCTCGACTGTCTGCCGGCCACCGTGCGCCGGCCCGCCGAGCCGGCGCCCGCCGCGCGCATTCCCAGCGACGGCGTCGACCTCGACGCCCTGCTCGCTGCCTACGAGACCTCGCTCATCCAGGAGGCCCTGCAGCGCACCGGCGGCGTGAAGAAGCGCGCCGCGCAGCTCCTGGGCGTCACGTTCCGGTCACTGCGTTACCGCTTGGAAAAGCTGCGCCTCGACGACGGGAGCAACGAGCCGGAGTGA
- a CDS encoding ABC transporter ATP-binding protein, with protein sequence MNAIRTRGLRKTFRTGFWMRPVEAVKEVDLEVKAGEIFGFIGPNGAGKTTTIKVLTGLVMPTSGEAWVNGLPVSDPESRAQLGFLPEGTFFHDYLTASEFLDFHGSLLGIPRDVRRERIPKLLERVGLAHAAERQIRRYSKGMRQRAGLAQALIGEPQIVILDEPMSGLDPLGRKDVRDLILSLRDEGKTVFFSSHILEDAEVICDQVALILSGRIVKQGYLDELLGQEMVGSELVVEGIDESLFAELQGRARRAVVQGHRFLLEFAGESDGEKALDQVRQSGGRIRSYVPKRKSLEDLLLEGLAQEKDR encoded by the coding sequence TTGAACGCGATTCGCACGCGCGGGCTGCGGAAGACGTTCCGCACCGGCTTCTGGATGCGGCCCGTGGAAGCGGTGAAGGAAGTCGATCTCGAGGTGAAGGCCGGCGAGATCTTCGGCTTCATCGGGCCCAACGGCGCCGGCAAGACCACGACGATCAAGGTGCTGACGGGGCTGGTCATGCCGACCTCCGGCGAGGCCTGGGTGAACGGGCTCCCGGTGAGCGACCCGGAGAGCCGCGCGCAGCTCGGCTTCCTGCCCGAGGGCACGTTCTTCCACGACTATCTCACGGCGAGCGAGTTCCTCGACTTTCACGGCTCGCTGCTCGGCATTCCCCGCGACGTGCGGCGCGAGCGCATTCCGAAGCTGCTCGAGCGCGTCGGCCTCGCGCACGCCGCCGAGCGCCAGATCCGGCGCTACTCGAAAGGCATGCGCCAGCGCGCGGGACTGGCGCAGGCGCTGATCGGCGAGCCGCAGATCGTGATCCTCGACGAGCCCATGTCGGGCCTCGATCCGCTCGGCCGCAAGGACGTGCGCGACCTGATCCTGTCGCTGCGCGACGAGGGCAAGACGGTGTTCTTCTCCTCGCACATCCTCGAGGACGCCGAGGTCATCTGCGACCAGGTCGCGCTGATCCTGTCGGGCCGGATCGTGAAGCAGGGCTATCTCGACGAGCTGCTCGGGCAGGAGATGGTCGGCAGCGAGCTGGTGGTCGAGGGCATCGACGAGTCACTGTTCGCGGAGCTCCAGGGCAGGGCGAGGCGCGCGGTCGTGCAGGGCCACCGCTTCCTGCTCGAGTTCGCGGGCGAGAGCGACGGCGAGAAGGCGCTCGACCAGGTGCGGCAGAGCGGCGGCCGGATCCGCAGCTACGTCCCCAAGCGCAAGAGCCTCGAGGACCTGCTGCTCGAGGGTCTCGCACAGGAGAAGGACCGATGA
- a CDS encoding prepilin-type N-terminal cleavage/methylation domain-containing protein — translation MLSHLKRREGFTLIELMIVVAIIGILAAIAIPNFIKFQLRSKAGESKVNLAAIRTAEESYFAEAGTYMDMPATPAAFVPGLKTQFLPVCPNPLPVWTPGAQGNCWIGWQPEGDVYYAYQIGAGRLGAIVAVDPTVVGAPITANQFYAGAVADIDADAVLNSWGVNQPDNTGAFTAPPGWTAGTVCGASVPGTAGPNGPLDTGTGLSVLGQVGPCDSIDMGRNVF, via the coding sequence ATGCTGTCGCATCTCAAGCGGCGTGAAGGTTTCACGCTCATCGAGCTGATGATCGTCGTGGCGATCATCGGCATCCTGGCGGCCATCGCCATCCCGAACTTCATCAAGTTCCAGCTTCGTTCGAAGGCCGGTGAGTCGAAGGTCAACCTCGCGGCGATTCGCACCGCCGAGGAGTCGTACTTCGCCGAGGCCGGTACCTACATGGACATGCCGGCGACCCCGGCGGCGTTCGTGCCCGGTCTGAAGACGCAGTTCCTGCCCGTCTGCCCGAACCCGCTCCCGGTCTGGACGCCCGGCGCGCAGGGCAACTGCTGGATCGGCTGGCAGCCCGAGGGTGACGTGTACTACGCGTACCAGATCGGCGCGGGCCGGCTGGGTGCGATCGTGGCGGTCGACCCGACCGTCGTGGGTGCGCCGATCACGGCCAACCAGTTCTACGCTGGCGCGGTCGCCGACATCGACGCCGACGCCGTGCTGAACAGCTGGGGCGTGAACCAGCCCGACAACACCGGCGCGTTCACCGCTCCTCCGGGTTGGACGGCCGGTACGGTCTGCGGAGCCTCGGTGCCTGGCACCGCCGGCCCGAACGGCCCGCTCGACACCGGCACCGGTCTCTCGGTGCTGGGCCAGGTGGGTCCGTGCGACAGCATCGACATGGGCCGCAACGTGTTCTAG
- a CDS encoding ABC transporter permease, translating into MKSLGRIGVLAWNTYREAVRDKLLYNLLLFAAMMIASSILLAQIQIGKDERIYRDFGLGSIAFFGALIAIFVGINLVYREISTRTVYTMLSKPVRRWEFLLGKYFGLLSLLAVEVAIMSLCFLGVLVWKGSEFSTGLVWAICMIYLELALVTAVAIFFSTFTSPYLAAMFTVALWIIGHLLADLRAFGRKSDIAGLKELLEALYWTLPNLDRLDFKADASANNPIALARIAMASLYALLYSLGLMIGSVLLFQRRDFR; encoded by the coding sequence ATGAAGTCACTCGGGCGCATCGGGGTGCTGGCCTGGAACACGTACCGCGAAGCGGTGCGCGACAAGCTGCTCTACAACCTGCTCTTGTTCGCGGCCATGATGATCGCGAGCTCGATCCTGCTCGCGCAGATCCAGATCGGCAAGGACGAACGCATCTACCGCGACTTCGGGCTGGGCTCGATCGCGTTCTTCGGCGCGCTGATCGCGATCTTCGTGGGCATCAACCTGGTGTACCGCGAGATCTCGACCAGGACCGTCTACACCATGCTGTCGAAGCCCGTGCGGCGCTGGGAGTTCCTGCTCGGGAAATACTTCGGCCTCTTGTCGCTGCTCGCGGTGGAAGTCGCGATCATGAGTCTGTGCTTCCTGGGCGTGCTGGTGTGGAAGGGCTCGGAGTTCTCCACCGGCCTGGTCTGGGCGATCTGCATGATCTATCTCGAGCTGGCGCTGGTGACTGCGGTCGCGATCTTCTTCTCCACCTTCACCTCGCCCTATCTCGCCGCGATGTTCACGGTGGCGCTGTGGATCATCGGGCACCTGCTCGCGGACCTGCGGGCGTTCGGCAGGAAGTCCGACATCGCCGGGCTGAAGGAGCTGCTCGAGGCGCTGTACTGGACGCTCCCGAACCTCGACCGGCTGGACTTCAAGGCCGACGCGAGCGCCAACAACCCGATCGCCCTGGCGCGCATCGCGATGGCCTCGCTGTACGCGCTCTTGTACTCGCTGGGCCTGATGATCGGCTCGGTGCTGCTCTTTCAGCGTCGTGACTTCCGCTGA